A stretch of Paludisphaera rhizosphaerae DNA encodes these proteins:
- a CDS encoding glycosyltransferase family protein: protein MEGRLTRRGIDGLLIALAAGAAALAQADLDGPPRYDGAGYAVLAESLLEGAGYRAIDHPDEPRHAHFPPGYPVFLALLCKAAGPADRVVHLASIACTVGATLAAWRWFRTMYARPASFALGLALAANWAWARAGSGFQSEPLYALLGWTGVWLAAAKPGAREARRGVLIGSALGAATLTRQVGLVLAAAVFLEMYARGRWRTLMAASLALAVLFVPWVVWSAMVGLEGAGRTQAGLLFRAGHGIAATVPDQLLFYIGRIPDALTAPVVEVVTVFGGTPRLRGAAVVWSFAATAVVLVGLFATLKDPRRRLAGLIGLGTLALLIAWPYTEAGRFLIPLIPALLVGAVEGLSRAGRLLGLRSRFGRRWSSRLLLLAALPYSAYAAATADRRIEASRTPAFNAACDWLLDRADRIGPVLTRHPGEVYLLTSRKAVEVETSERPGSTDAAPDAVAEAIRRYGIVYLLVDSDRYARAVASPLERYVHERPQRVREVFHAELGGSLVRVFEVVEPD, encoded by the coding sequence ATGGAGGGGCGATTGACGCGAAGGGGGATTGATGGGCTGCTGATCGCCCTGGCTGCGGGGGCCGCTGCGCTCGCGCAGGCCGACCTCGACGGCCCCCCGCGATACGACGGTGCGGGATACGCCGTGCTGGCGGAATCGCTGCTGGAAGGGGCGGGATACCGGGCGATCGATCATCCCGACGAGCCCCGGCACGCCCACTTTCCGCCAGGCTATCCGGTCTTCCTGGCCCTCCTCTGCAAGGCCGCCGGGCCGGCCGACCGCGTCGTGCATCTGGCGTCGATCGCTTGTACCGTCGGTGCGACCCTCGCGGCCTGGCGGTGGTTCCGAACGATGTACGCCCGGCCCGCCTCGTTCGCCCTGGGGCTGGCGTTGGCCGCCAACTGGGCCTGGGCCCGCGCGGGGTCGGGCTTCCAGTCCGAACCGTTGTATGCGCTGCTCGGCTGGACGGGCGTCTGGCTGGCCGCAGCGAAACCCGGTGCGAGAGAAGCACGCCGTGGTGTCTTGATCGGTTCGGCGCTGGGTGCGGCGACGCTGACGCGCCAGGTCGGCCTGGTCCTGGCGGCGGCGGTGTTTCTGGAGATGTACGCGCGGGGCCGTTGGCGGACTCTGATGGCGGCGAGTCTTGCATTGGCGGTCCTGTTCGTTCCCTGGGTCGTCTGGTCGGCGATGGTTGGTCTTGAGGGAGCCGGAAGGACGCAGGCGGGTCTCCTGTTCCGTGCGGGGCATGGGATTGCGGCGACGGTGCCGGATCAACTCCTCTTCTACATCGGGCGGATCCCCGACGCCCTGACGGCGCCGGTCGTGGAGGTCGTCACGGTCTTCGGCGGTACGCCGAGGCTCCGAGGCGCGGCGGTCGTCTGGTCGTTCGCGGCGACGGCCGTGGTGCTGGTCGGGTTGTTCGCCACGTTGAAAGACCCACGGCGGCGGTTGGCAGGACTGATCGGGCTGGGGACGCTGGCCCTGCTGATCGCCTGGCCTTACACCGAGGCCGGGCGGTTCCTGATTCCGTTGATCCCCGCGCTTCTGGTTGGGGCCGTTGAGGGTCTGTCGCGGGCGGGGCGATTGCTGGGGTTGAGGTCGCGATTCGGCCGAAGGTGGTCGTCGAGGCTTTTGCTGCTGGCCGCGTTGCCGTACTCGGCCTATGCGGCGGCGACGGCCGACCGACGGATCGAGGCGAGCCGCACGCCGGCGTTCAACGCGGCCTGCGACTGGCTCCTCGACCGCGCCGACCGGATCGGTCCGGTCCTGACCCGCCACCCCGGCGAGGTTTACCTGCTGACGAGTCGGAAGGCCGTGGAGGTGGAGACGTCCGAGCGGCCGGGCTCGACCGACGCTGCGCCGGACGCCGTCGCCGAGGCGATCCGTCGCTATGGGATCGTCTACTTGCTGGTCGATTCCGATCGCTACGCCCGCGCAGTCGCCTCGCCGCTGGAGCGGTACGTCCACGAGCGGCCGCAACGGGTTCGCGAGGTCTTCCACGCCGAACTCGGGGGGAGTCTCGTCCGGGTCTTTGAGGTCGTCGAGCCCGATTGA
- a CDS encoding sigma-70 family RNA polymerase sigma factor has product MSRIEAKDCGVSHDLQTYFHDINEVSLLTADDERRLAGAIALGDEAARARMISANLRLVVRIARDYQGRGMSLDDLIGEGNLGLIRAAKEFDPRFGTRFSTYAGYWIKQAIRHSLINTATTIRLPAHMVGLLTKWRRAERALTRDLGRAPGFEEIADHLELSSMQRSLVAKARRANQVKLESAAAEEDDYWTPDHSVDPTDEPGSEMELHDDRADLARRMEVLDDRERFVLRHRYGLGGAPILTLKEIGERLGITREWVRKLELRAVRKLDGSQPAPAPTRRSRRTAAVAVAAAC; this is encoded by the coding sequence ATGTCTCGCATCGAGGCGAAGGACTGCGGCGTTTCGCACGACTTGCAGACCTATTTTCACGACATCAACGAAGTCTCCCTCCTCACGGCCGACGACGAGCGGCGGTTGGCCGGGGCGATCGCTCTGGGCGACGAGGCGGCTCGGGCTCGGATGATTTCGGCCAACCTGCGGCTGGTGGTCCGGATCGCCCGCGACTACCAGGGCCGGGGCATGTCGCTCGACGACCTGATCGGCGAGGGGAATCTGGGTCTGATCCGCGCCGCCAAGGAGTTCGATCCTCGGTTCGGCACGCGGTTCAGCACCTACGCCGGCTACTGGATCAAGCAGGCCATCCGTCACTCCTTGATCAACACGGCGACGACGATCCGCCTCCCCGCCCACATGGTCGGGCTGCTGACGAAGTGGCGCCGCGCCGAGCGGGCCTTGACCCGCGACCTCGGCCGAGCCCCCGGGTTTGAGGAGATCGCCGACCACCTGGAGCTGTCGTCGATGCAGCGGTCGCTGGTCGCCAAGGCCCGGCGGGCCAACCAGGTGAAGCTGGAGAGCGCGGCGGCCGAAGAGGACGACTACTGGACCCCCGACCATTCCGTCGACCCCACCGACGAGCCGGGCTCCGAGATGGAACTTCACGACGACCGCGCTGATCTGGCTCGCCGGATGGAGGTCCTCGACGACCGCGAGCGGTTCGTCCTCCGCCACCGCTACGGCCTCGGCGGCGCTCCGATCCTGACTCTCAAGGAGATCGGCGAACGCCTGGGCATCACCCGCGAGTGGGTCCGGAAGCTGGAGCTGCGGGCCGTCCGCAAGCTCGACGGTTCTCAGCCCGCGCCGGCTCCCACCCGTCGATCCCGCCGGACTGCGGCGGTGGCCGTCGCCGCCGCATGCTGA
- a CDS encoding RNA polymerase sigma factor, translated as MNDPMETGANPGSVENSEVGDEQLSSDVLENLSRDVPELVARARAGDPEAVRTFVGRYEPEVRKMVRGRLPRRLRNQFDSMDFVQAVWKAFLVDKKEDPEEFENSRHLRKFLAGVARNKVFEQDRRLTRTAKYELAREEPLYVRRGDRELERELPAADPSPSAAAQASDRLAFLTAGRPAREVEMLTLRHEGLTIDEIAARLGVNERTVRRTIEAARERMEAHGWA; from the coding sequence ATGAATGACCCGATGGAAACGGGAGCAAATCCCGGATCGGTCGAAAACAGCGAGGTCGGCGACGAGCAACTCTCGAGCGACGTTCTCGAGAATCTCTCGCGCGACGTTCCTGAACTGGTCGCGCGCGCCCGAGCGGGAGATCCGGAAGCGGTCCGGACGTTCGTCGGTCGCTATGAGCCCGAGGTGCGGAAAATGGTTCGCGGCCGGCTCCCGCGCAGGCTTCGCAACCAGTTCGACTCGATGGACTTCGTCCAGGCGGTCTGGAAAGCCTTTCTCGTCGATAAGAAGGAAGATCCGGAGGAGTTCGAGAACTCGCGACACTTGCGGAAGTTCCTGGCCGGCGTGGCGCGGAACAAGGTGTTCGAACAGGATCGACGCCTGACCCGAACGGCGAAGTACGAACTGGCCCGCGAGGAACCTCTCTACGTCCGCCGCGGCGACCGCGAGCTGGAACGCGAGCTGCCCGCCGCCGACCCCTCCCCCAGCGCCGCCGCCCAGGCCAGCGATCGGCTCGCCTTCCTGACCGCCGGCCGACCGGCCCGCGAGGTGGAGATGCTCACCCTCCGCCACGAAGGGCTCACCATCGACGAGATCGCCGCCAGGCTCGGCGTCAACGAGCGAACCGTGCGACGGACCATCGAGGCGGCGCGGGAACGAATGGAGGCGCACGGATGGGCGTGA
- a CDS encoding ribbon-helix-helix domain-containing protein: MTTMNLSLPDEMMAFIEAQAALGGHASAAEYVQALIREAQKRTAKQELEAKLREGMESGPATEMTPRTGMGWNARSGNVAGSVTQSLHRR, encoded by the coding sequence ATGACGACGATGAATCTCTCGCTTCCCGACGAGATGATGGCCTTCATCGAGGCGCAGGCGGCGCTCGGAGGCCACGCGTCGGCCGCGGAGTATGTCCAGGCCCTCATTCGTGAAGCCCAGAAGCGCACGGCGAAGCAGGAGCTGGAAGCCAAGCTGCGCGAGGGGATGGAGAGCGGACCCGCGACGGAGATGACCCCGCGGACTGGGATGGGTTGGAACGCCAGGTCTGGGAACGTCGCCGGGTCGGTGACGCAGAGTCTCCACCGGCGGTAA
- a CDS encoding exo-alpha-sialidase: MRANGERLSVGRREVIAGLAAAGAAVAGQANAQAPPPPNPNRWVHPGVKQVELWPGPGGYPWAASGIKQWTREAILRRVAPGRLICTWTTGGFSEPVDGNFTMIARSDDSGATWSAPEVLFRHAHRGLFTTELFVPRDGEVHAFLQTYSLGTWLTQIQSFRAVSRDAGRTWQGPHSIPGGIHNVWVNQGIVLASGRWVIPVSWAEQIGDEWCEPSAGRPPDEPRVGSRTPPQVVLPHGSDSQLIYKAANAWATRQHRYCVGAMLSDDGGQSFRLRGYLHNDDPRHFYEPKVVPLSDGSVAMLVREGKDGWLWRSDSADGGESWSPIRRSDIPNPSSKCRPLRARDGRIFLLNNPVGTDGKGGGRRSPLSLWISRDDMKTWETKVDLVADPSSNLNYPDGYIDEEAGEIHFAWEDAVRVYLMRVPMDVKPAR, from the coding sequence ATGCGAGCGAACGGCGAGAGGTTGTCGGTCGGCCGGCGTGAGGTGATTGCGGGCCTGGCCGCGGCGGGGGCGGCGGTCGCGGGTCAGGCGAACGCCCAGGCGCCGCCTCCTCCCAACCCCAATCGATGGGTCCACCCGGGCGTCAAGCAGGTCGAATTGTGGCCCGGGCCGGGCGGCTATCCCTGGGCGGCCAGCGGCATCAAGCAGTGGACTCGCGAGGCAATCCTCCGCCGCGTCGCGCCGGGGCGATTGATCTGCACCTGGACGACCGGCGGCTTCTCCGAGCCAGTCGACGGCAACTTCACGATGATCGCCCGCAGCGACGACTCCGGCGCGACGTGGTCGGCCCCGGAGGTCCTTTTCCGCCACGCCCATCGCGGGTTGTTCACGACCGAGCTGTTCGTCCCCCGCGACGGCGAGGTCCACGCGTTCCTCCAGACCTATTCGCTGGGGACCTGGCTGACCCAGATCCAGAGCTTCCGCGCTGTCAGCCGCGACGCCGGCCGGACGTGGCAGGGGCCGCACTCGATCCCCGGCGGCATCCACAACGTCTGGGTCAATCAGGGGATCGTCCTGGCGAGCGGCCGCTGGGTGATCCCCGTGAGCTGGGCCGAACAGATCGGCGACGAGTGGTGTGAGCCCTCCGCCGGCCGTCCTCCCGACGAGCCCCGCGTCGGCTCGCGGACGCCGCCGCAGGTGGTCCTGCCGCACGGTTCGGACAGCCAGTTGATCTACAAGGCGGCGAACGCCTGGGCGACGCGCCAGCATCGCTACTGCGTCGGCGCGATGCTCTCGGACGACGGCGGCCAGAGCTTCCGACTCCGCGGCTACCTCCACAACGACGACCCTCGCCACTTCTACGAGCCCAAGGTCGTCCCCCTGTCGGACGGGTCCGTCGCCATGCTCGTCCGCGAGGGGAAGGACGGCTGGCTCTGGCGGAGCGACTCGGCGGACGGCGGCGAGTCGTGGTCGCCGATCCGAAGATCCGACATCCCCAACCCGTCCTCCAAGTGCCGCCCCCTCCGCGCCCGCGATGGCCGCATCTTCCTGCTCAACAACCCCGTCGGCACGGATGGCAAGGGGGGAGGCCGTCGCAGCCCGCTCTCCCTCTGGATCAGCCGCGACGATATGAAGACCTGGGAGACCAAGGTCGACCTCGTCGCCGATCCGTCGTCCAACCTCAACTACCCGGACGGCTACATCGACGAGGAAGCCGGCGAGATCCACTTCGCCTGGGAGGACGCCGTCCGCGTCTACCTGATGCGCGTGCCGATGGACGTCAAACCGGCCCGCTGA
- a CDS encoding DUF302 domain-containing protein → MRVARALGAAVLLSAACLAAGAGAMGEKGRSRFTVEHIRETSARPFAEATAAFEARLGRHDPVPAATLAQGAAPAEVRAAIEKMAGPSGFMIFAKQDHGTLLGLVGPRRKVVQYVVGNPLFAVEMTRHDVGAALYAPLRVLVYEPEGGGTCVEYDLPSSLFGRLGDPQVDAVAADLDRKLADLVATSLR, encoded by the coding sequence ATGCGTGTTGCGAGGGCTTTGGGAGCGGCGGTTTTGCTGTCGGCTGCCTGCTTGGCGGCGGGAGCGGGAGCAATGGGCGAGAAGGGGCGTTCACGGTTCACGGTGGAGCACATCCGCGAGACGTCGGCCCGGCCGTTTGCGGAGGCGACGGCGGCGTTCGAGGCGCGTCTGGGTCGGCATGACCCGGTGCCGGCCGCGACGTTGGCCCAGGGCGCGGCCCCGGCGGAGGTCCGGGCGGCGATCGAGAAGATGGCCGGGCCGAGCGGATTCATGATCTTCGCGAAGCAGGACCACGGCACGCTGCTGGGGCTTGTTGGCCCGAGGCGCAAGGTCGTGCAGTACGTCGTCGGCAATCCGCTGTTCGCCGTCGAGATGACCCGCCACGACGTCGGCGCAGCGCTGTATGCGCCCCTTCGCGTGCTGGTCTACGAGCCCGAAGGGGGAGGGACCTGCGTGGAATACGACCTGCCGTCGAGCCTCTTCGGCCGCCTCGGCGATCCCCAGGTCGATGCTGTCGCCGCCGACCTGGATCGCAAGCTGGCGGACCTCGTCGCCACATCGTTGCGGTGA
- a CDS encoding RNA polymerase sigma factor, producing the protein MKGTVDGLRTLIQAGAIGSLPDDVLLDRFVATSEPAAFEVLVGRHGPMVWRVCRRILRDHHDADDAFQATFLVLARRADVVRPGDRLVAWLYGVACRTALKARAIRARRRLREVQGDAHEPWTTPTDPRGMLVETLDRELIRLPEKYRMPIVLCDLEGCSHREAADRLGCPIGTLSGRHSRARSLLADRLRRRGVTLSTAAWLALAAEEASAVAPIPKAFACAGGATAVPAAVALLTREVQGGLLMTKIKTSAAVLLMVAAAGVGVAGFAQGQPGQPTAKPTAPTPIAPRTGDGDYLLRTYYVGDILGADGSIPDGRAITDADFIALAGLITRTIAPETWEQGGQAGPQIKPLPLNLSMLIRQDRSTHDRIGRLLTGLRRLQAARLDAPPALLPPAPPTPTMPSPPGFVSSVDGAPPSRLAANPQPPVSPIVPATELVNRSYEIGELLGIAPGPVEDQDAIPDPAWPLLELIAAKVESQSWVTQGGRGTLRPYFAHVVKSSPEGGHEVDPNRPLMVTVRQTAEVQRQVKEFLDGLRRVNEARKAVPSPSDPR; encoded by the coding sequence GTGAAAGGGACCGTAGACGGACTTCGCACGCTGATCCAGGCGGGGGCGATCGGGTCGCTCCCGGACGATGTTCTGCTCGATCGGTTCGTCGCGACCAGCGAGCCGGCCGCCTTCGAGGTGCTCGTCGGGCGTCACGGGCCGATGGTCTGGCGCGTCTGCCGTCGGATCCTGCGCGACCACCACGACGCGGACGACGCCTTCCAGGCGACGTTCCTGGTCCTCGCCCGCCGGGCCGATGTCGTCCGCCCCGGCGACCGGCTCGTCGCCTGGCTTTACGGCGTCGCCTGCCGGACCGCCTTGAAGGCGCGGGCGATCCGAGCCCGTCGCAGGCTGCGCGAAGTGCAGGGGGACGCCCACGAGCCCTGGACGACGCCCACCGACCCGCGCGGCATGCTCGTCGAGACGCTCGACCGCGAACTGATCCGCCTGCCGGAGAAGTACCGCATGCCGATCGTCCTGTGCGACCTCGAAGGTTGCTCGCACCGCGAGGCGGCGGACCGGCTGGGCTGTCCGATCGGCACCCTCTCCGGCCGCCACTCTCGGGCCCGCAGCCTGCTGGCGGATCGCTTGCGGCGACGGGGCGTCACGCTCTCGACGGCCGCCTGGCTCGCCCTGGCGGCCGAGGAGGCGTCCGCCGTCGCCCCGATCCCGAAGGCCTTCGCCTGTGCCGGAGGCGCGACGGCCGTCCCCGCGGCCGTCGCTTTGTTGACCCGTGAAGTCCAAGGAGGCCTGTTGATGACCAAGATCAAGACGAGCGCCGCGGTCCTGTTGATGGTCGCCGCGGCGGGGGTGGGCGTGGCCGGTTTCGCCCAGGGCCAGCCCGGGCAGCCGACCGCGAAGCCCACGGCCCCGACTCCGATCGCGCCCAGGACCGGCGACGGGGATTACCTGCTCAGGACCTACTACGTCGGGGACATCCTCGGCGCCGACGGCAGCATCCCGGACGGCCGCGCGATCACGGACGCCGATTTCATCGCACTGGCCGGACTGATCACGCGGACGATCGCGCCAGAGACCTGGGAACAGGGCGGTCAAGCAGGCCCGCAAATCAAGCCGCTTCCCCTGAACCTCAGCATGCTCATCCGCCAGGACCGGTCGACGCACGACCGCATCGGTAGGCTCTTAACGGGGTTGAGGCGGCTCCAGGCGGCTCGCCTCGACGCCCCGCCGGCGTTGCTTCCGCCCGCACCGCCGACGCCGACCATGCCGAGCCCACCCGGATTCGTCTCGTCAGTCGATGGGGCTCCCCCGTCCCGCTTGGCTGCGAACCCCCAGCCTCCTGTGAGCCCGATCGTCCCCGCGACGGAACTCGTCAACCGAAGCTATGAGATCGGCGAGTTGCTCGGGATCGCTCCCGGTCCGGTCGAAGATCAAGATGCGATCCCGGACCCGGCCTGGCCTCTCCTGGAATTGATCGCTGCGAAGGTCGAGTCGCAGAGCTGGGTCACGCAAGGCGGACGTGGCACATTGCGCCCCTACTTCGCGCACGTCGTCAAGTCATCGCCGGAAGGCGGCCACGAGGTCGACCCGAACCGACCTCTCATGGTCACTGTGCGGCAGACGGCCGAGGTCCAGCGTCAGGTCAAGGAATTCCTCGACGGCCTACGTCGCGTCAATGAGGCGAGAAAAGCCGTACCCTCCCCGAGCGACCCACGCTAG
- a CDS encoding Ldh family oxidoreductase, which translates to MMDDRERLTLDEVHELVASVLTRHGLAPAHVEACADVMTAGERDGGGSHGIFRLLMCMNSIRAGKVSLDAEPVVEDAAQGIVRVDAGGAFAPLAFRRGLPALVQKAREVGLAAMAVNDCCHFAALFPEVEAIAREGLVGFAFTPSHAWVAPAGGSRPLLGTNPIAFGWPRPAGDPFVFDFATSASARGELELHRREDRPTPPGWGVDASGTPTTDAAEILEGAMLPFGGHKGSALSLMVELIAGPLIGDLTSVDSIAYDAGAKGAPLGGELLLAIDPSRMLGDGAPKHLARAEAIFEGVVSQGARLPSLRRYEARRKSEAEGVLIPRKLLDEVRAMLV; encoded by the coding sequence ATGATGGACGATCGCGAGCGGCTCACACTGGACGAGGTTCACGAACTGGTCGCGTCGGTCCTGACGCGACACGGCCTGGCGCCGGCCCACGTGGAGGCGTGCGCCGACGTGATGACGGCCGGCGAGCGCGACGGCGGCGGGTCGCACGGGATCTTCCGACTGTTGATGTGCATGAACTCGATCCGGGCGGGGAAGGTCTCGCTGGACGCGGAACCCGTGGTGGAAGACGCCGCGCAAGGGATCGTCCGCGTCGACGCCGGCGGCGCGTTCGCGCCGCTGGCCTTCCGTCGCGGGCTGCCGGCGCTCGTCCAGAAGGCCCGCGAGGTCGGCCTGGCGGCGATGGCCGTCAACGACTGCTGCCACTTCGCGGCGCTCTTCCCGGAGGTCGAAGCGATCGCCCGCGAGGGTCTCGTCGGGTTCGCGTTCACGCCCAGCCACGCGTGGGTCGCGCCGGCGGGGGGCTCGCGGCCGTTGCTGGGGACGAACCCGATCGCCTTCGGCTGGCCGAGGCCCGCCGGCGACCCCTTCGTCTTCGACTTCGCCACCAGCGCCTCGGCTCGCGGCGAGCTTGAACTGCACCGCCGCGAGGACCGCCCGACGCCGCCGGGATGGGGCGTCGACGCATCGGGAACGCCCACCACCGACGCCGCCGAGATCCTCGAAGGCGCCATGCTCCCCTTCGGCGGCCACAAGGGCTCGGCCCTCTCCCTGATGGTCGAATTGATCGCTGGCCCGCTCATCGGCGACCTGACCAGCGTCGACTCGATCGCCTACGACGCCGGCGCGAAAGGCGCCCCGCTCGGCGGCGAACTGCTCCTGGCGATCGACCCCTCCCGGATGCTCGGCGACGGTGCCCCGAAGCATCTCGCCCGCGCCGAGGCGATCTTCGAAGGCGTCGTCTCCCAGGGCGCCCGCCTCCCCTCGCTCCGCCGCTACGAGGCCCGACGAAAGAGCGAAGCCGAGGGCGTCCTGATCCCCCGCAAACTGCTGGACGAGGTCCGGGCGATGTTGGTTTGA
- the ribA gene encoding GTP cyclohydrolase II, with protein MGYEYSKVEDAIEALKAGRVIIVVDDEDREDEGDFVVAAERATPEVIEFMITHGRGQVCMPIMPEVADRLRLDPMVKNNTSTHETPYTVPVDHVSCRTGISASERALTVAAILDPATKPGDLLRPGHLFPLIAKEGGVLRRAGHTEAAVDLMKLAGLTPAGVICEITDGVGMARGARLQAVAREHDLPIISIEALIRYRRTREKLVNRIAEADLPSKYGHGRILGYRVQHEPGNEPVAFVMGDLQSVEAPLVRLHSSCFTGDLLDSLRCDCGDQLHMALEMIAAEGVGALIYLPQEGRGIGLIEKIRAYNLQDKGMDTVQANLALGHRADMRDYGPGLQILKDLGLTKIRLLTNNPKKTDAFIYYGYDLKVVAQVPIIAPPHEERQSYMDAKRDKMGHLLPPRPCCAGEGGSCTTAESPAAQTSNGVVGA; from the coding sequence ATGGGGTACGAGTATTCCAAGGTCGAGGACGCGATCGAGGCGCTCAAGGCGGGGCGGGTGATCATCGTCGTGGACGACGAGGACCGCGAGGACGAGGGGGACTTCGTCGTCGCCGCCGAGCGGGCCACTCCCGAGGTGATCGAGTTCATGATCACCCACGGTCGCGGCCAGGTCTGCATGCCGATCATGCCCGAGGTCGCCGACCGGCTCCGGCTCGATCCGATGGTCAAAAACAACACGTCGACCCACGAGACGCCCTACACGGTCCCCGTCGACCACGTCTCCTGCCGCACCGGCATCAGCGCCAGCGAGCGGGCGTTGACGGTCGCGGCGATCCTCGACCCGGCGACCAAGCCCGGCGATCTCCTTCGCCCCGGCCACCTGTTTCCGCTCATCGCCAAGGAGGGGGGCGTGCTCCGTCGCGCCGGCCACACCGAGGCGGCCGTCGATCTGATGAAGCTCGCCGGGCTGACCCCCGCCGGCGTCATCTGCGAAATCACCGACGGCGTCGGCATGGCCCGTGGCGCCCGGCTGCAGGCCGTCGCCCGCGAGCACGACCTGCCGATCATCTCGATCGAGGCCCTGATCCGCTACCGCCGGACCCGCGAGAAGCTGGTCAACCGCATCGCCGAGGCGGACCTGCCCTCGAAGTACGGCCACGGCCGGATCCTCGGGTATCGCGTCCAGCACGAGCCGGGCAACGAACCGGTCGCCTTCGTCATGGGGGACCTGCAATCGGTCGAGGCCCCGCTCGTCCGGCTCCACTCGTCCTGCTTCACCGGCGACCTGCTCGATTCGCTCCGCTGCGATTGCGGCGACCAACTTCACATGGCCCTGGAGATGATCGCCGCCGAGGGCGTCGGCGCGCTCATCTACCTGCCGCAGGAAGGGCGGGGCATCGGCCTGATCGAGAAGATCCGGGCGTACAACCTCCAGGACAAGGGGATGGACACCGTCCAGGCCAACCTGGCGTTGGGCCACCGCGCGGACATGCGCGACTACGGCCCGGGCCTCCAGATCCTCAAGGATCTGGGCCTGACCAAGATCCGCCTGTTGACCAACAACCCCAAGAAGACCGACGCCTTCATCTACTACGGCTACGACCTGAAGGTCGTGGCGCAGGTCCCCATCATCGCGCCTCCCCATGAAGAGCGTCAGAGTTACATGGACGCCAAGCGCGACAAGATGGGCCATCTGCTGCCGCCGCGTCCCTGCTGCGCCGGCGAGGGAGGCTCGTGCACGACCGCCGAGAGCCCGGCCGCCCAGACCAGCAACGGCGTCGTCGGCGCCTGA
- a CDS encoding HAD family hydrolase: MRNTLQLFVAVATFAVASPVLSAEPLPSWNEGSAKRAILEFVERATKQGGPEFIPPADRIAVFDNDGTLWSEKPVYVQAAFAVDRIKALAANHPEWKETQPFKGILEGDLKAALAGGEKALVDVVNKSHSGLTTEEFQTVVKDWIAAARHPTLGRPYNELTYQPMRELLAYLRANGFKTYIVSGGGVEFMRVWAEEAYGIPPEQVIGSSGKTEFEIRDGKPVLVKLPAIDFVDDGPGKPVNINKIIGRRPVAAFGNSDGDLQMLQWTTAGSGLRFGLIVHHTDADREFAYDRESPIGRLDKALDLAPAAGWVVVDMKADWKVVFPQPK, encoded by the coding sequence ATGCGCAACACCCTTCAGCTCTTCGTCGCAGTCGCGACGTTCGCCGTCGCTTCACCGGTTCTTAGCGCCGAGCCGCTTCCCTCGTGGAACGAAGGTTCGGCGAAGCGGGCGATCTTGGAGTTCGTTGAGCGAGCGACCAAACAGGGAGGACCGGAGTTCATTCCGCCGGCCGATCGGATCGCCGTCTTCGACAACGACGGCACGCTTTGGTCTGAGAAGCCCGTCTACGTCCAGGCCGCCTTCGCCGTCGACCGCATCAAGGCCCTGGCGGCGAATCATCCCGAATGGAAGGAGACCCAGCCGTTCAAGGGGATTCTCGAAGGCGACCTCAAGGCGGCGCTGGCGGGCGGGGAGAAGGCGCTCGTCGACGTGGTGAACAAGAGCCATTCGGGACTCACGACCGAGGAGTTCCAGACCGTGGTCAAGGACTGGATCGCGGCGGCCAGGCATCCGACCCTCGGCCGCCCGTACAACGAATTGACCTACCAGCCGATGCGGGAGTTGCTCGCCTACCTGCGGGCGAACGGCTTCAAGACGTACATCGTTTCCGGCGGCGGCGTCGAGTTCATGCGGGTTTGGGCGGAGGAGGCTTACGGCATCCCTCCGGAGCAGGTGATCGGCAGTTCCGGCAAGACCGAGTTCGAGATTCGCGACGGCAAGCCCGTGCTCGTGAAGCTCCCGGCGATCGACTTCGTGGACGACGGTCCGGGAAAGCCCGTGAACATCAACAAGATCATCGGCCGCCGGCCGGTCGCGGCGTTCGGCAACTCGGACGGCGACCTCCAGATGCTCCAGTGGACCACGGCCGGCTCTGGCCTTCGCTTCGGCCTGATCGTCCACCACACCGACGCCGACCGCGAATTCGCCTACGATCGCGAGTCGCCCATCGGCCGGCTCGACAAGGCCCTGGACCTTGCGCCCGCCGCCGGCTGGGTCGTCGTCGACATGAAGGCCGACTGGAAGGTCGTTTTCCCGCAGCCCAAGTGA